A DNA window from Helianthus annuus cultivar XRQ/B chromosome 15, HanXRQr2.0-SUNRISE, whole genome shotgun sequence contains the following coding sequences:
- the LOC110912470 gene encoding phosphoglycerate mutase-like protein 4 isoform X1 encodes MADTCSSSGVDRDPVVRKYTEIVVVRHGETEWNAEKRIQGHLDVDLNDVGRQQAVAVAERLSRESKISAVYSSDLKRALETAETIASRCGGLQVIQDPNLRERHLGDLQGLVYADAPKMKLKAYKALLSPGRDVEIPGGGESLNQLYKRCTNTLRTIGSKHRGERIVVVTHGGVITALHQRAASSRKGHRAGKILNVSVNVLHLSDPDKWVIKSWGDVSHLNGTGYLDSGFGGGRTSG; translated from the exons ATGGCCGACACTTGTTCCAG TAGTGGTGTTGACCGCGATCCTGTTGTTCGGAAATATACTGAAATCGTTGTTGTGCGTCATGGTGAAACAGAGTGGAATGCTGAAAAAAGAATTCAG GGACATTTAGATGTTGACCTGAATGATGTCGGAAGACAACAAGCAGTTGCG GTGGCTGAAAGACTATCAAGAGAGTCCAAAATTTCTGCCGTATATTCATCTGACCTGAAAAGAGCTCTTGAAACTGCTGAGACAATTGCAAGTAGATGTGGAGGGCTTCAG GTAATTCAAGATCCTAATCTTAGAGAGAGACATTTAGGTGATCTTCAAGGTCTTGTATATGCTGACGCACCCAAAATGAAACTCAAGGCATATAAAGCTCTTTTGTCTCCTGGAAGGGACGTTGAAATTCCA GGTGGTGGTGAAAGTCTAAATCAGCTCTATAAACGTTGCACCAATACATTGCGAACGATTGGCAGTAAACACCGAG GTGAGCGGATTGTGGTGGTGACTCATGGCGGTGTGATCACAGCGCTTCACCAGCGGGCTGCTTCTTCAAGAAAGGGACACCGAGCAGGAAAGATACTGAATGTTTCGGTCAATGTATTACACTTATCGGATCCTGACAAATGGGTCATCAAATCATGGGGAGATGTCAGTCATCTGAATGGCACTGGGTACTTAGATTCGGGTTTTGGTGGCGGTCGAACTTCTGGTTAG
- the LOC110912470 gene encoding phosphoglycerate mutase-like protein 4 isoform X2, which translates to MADTCSSGVDRDPVVRKYTEIVVVRHGETEWNAEKRIQGHLDVDLNDVGRQQAVAVAERLSRESKISAVYSSDLKRALETAETIASRCGGLQVIQDPNLRERHLGDLQGLVYADAPKMKLKAYKALLSPGRDVEIPGGGESLNQLYKRCTNTLRTIGSKHRGERIVVVTHGGVITALHQRAASSRKGHRAGKILNVSVNVLHLSDPDKWVIKSWGDVSHLNGTGYLDSGFGGGRTSG; encoded by the exons ATGGCCGACACTTGTTCCAG TGGTGTTGACCGCGATCCTGTTGTTCGGAAATATACTGAAATCGTTGTTGTGCGTCATGGTGAAACAGAGTGGAATGCTGAAAAAAGAATTCAG GGACATTTAGATGTTGACCTGAATGATGTCGGAAGACAACAAGCAGTTGCG GTGGCTGAAAGACTATCAAGAGAGTCCAAAATTTCTGCCGTATATTCATCTGACCTGAAAAGAGCTCTTGAAACTGCTGAGACAATTGCAAGTAGATGTGGAGGGCTTCAG GTAATTCAAGATCCTAATCTTAGAGAGAGACATTTAGGTGATCTTCAAGGTCTTGTATATGCTGACGCACCCAAAATGAAACTCAAGGCATATAAAGCTCTTTTGTCTCCTGGAAGGGACGTTGAAATTCCA GGTGGTGGTGAAAGTCTAAATCAGCTCTATAAACGTTGCACCAATACATTGCGAACGATTGGCAGTAAACACCGAG GTGAGCGGATTGTGGTGGTGACTCATGGCGGTGTGATCACAGCGCTTCACCAGCGGGCTGCTTCTTCAAGAAAGGGACACCGAGCAGGAAAGATACTGAATGTTTCGGTCAATGTATTACACTTATCGGATCCTGACAAATGGGTCATCAAATCATGGGGAGATGTCAGTCATCTGAATGGCACTGGGTACTTAGATTCGGGTTTTGGTGGCGGTCGAACTTCTGGTTAG
- the LOC110912470 gene encoding phosphoglycerate mutase-like protein 4 isoform X3 has protein sequence MQETVEIVLLGHLDVDLNDVGRQQAVAVAERLSRESKISAVYSSDLKRALETAETIASRCGGLQVIQDPNLRERHLGDLQGLVYADAPKMKLKAYKALLSPGRDVEIPGGGESLNQLYKRCTNTLRTIGSKHRGERIVVVTHGGVITALHQRAASSRKGHRAGKILNVSVNVLHLSDPDKWVIKSWGDVSHLNGTGYLDSGFGGGRTSG, from the exons ATGCAGGAAACTGTTGAAATTGTTTTGCTA GGACATTTAGATGTTGACCTGAATGATGTCGGAAGACAACAAGCAGTTGCG GTGGCTGAAAGACTATCAAGAGAGTCCAAAATTTCTGCCGTATATTCATCTGACCTGAAAAGAGCTCTTGAAACTGCTGAGACAATTGCAAGTAGATGTGGAGGGCTTCAG GTAATTCAAGATCCTAATCTTAGAGAGAGACATTTAGGTGATCTTCAAGGTCTTGTATATGCTGACGCACCCAAAATGAAACTCAAGGCATATAAAGCTCTTTTGTCTCCTGGAAGGGACGTTGAAATTCCA GGTGGTGGTGAAAGTCTAAATCAGCTCTATAAACGTTGCACCAATACATTGCGAACGATTGGCAGTAAACACCGAG GTGAGCGGATTGTGGTGGTGACTCATGGCGGTGTGATCACAGCGCTTCACCAGCGGGCTGCTTCTTCAAGAAAGGGACACCGAGCAGGAAAGATACTGAATGTTTCGGTCAATGTATTACACTTATCGGATCCTGACAAATGGGTCATCAAATCATGGGGAGATGTCAGTCATCTGAATGGCACTGGGTACTTAGATTCGGGTTTTGGTGGCGGTCGAACTTCTGGTTAG